The Diceros bicornis minor isolate mBicDic1 chromosome 18, mDicBic1.mat.cur, whole genome shotgun sequence sequence AACTGGACAGAGGAGGGGCCAGCAGCAAGGAGACCGGTTTATTAAAAGATACCAAGTCCCTGACCCATGGCGGTGGGTATGGAAATGAAGAGGCTTAAAATGTGGTCGTTTGTTGCCTCTGTGTCTGTGCTCCTCTGTGGCAcccctgccagctggagcccctgTGGAGCCCTGGCATCTGATGTGGCACCGTGGCCATGGCTTCCCCAAAGAAGCAGGCTCGCCAAGACCTCTCTTCCTCCAAGAGGACAGATTGTGGCCGAAGTCAGGGTGACCACATCTTAGACCGCAGTCTTGCCCTGACTGCCTCCCTGGGTTTTCACTGAGGCACTGATACCAAGCAGACAGACACCACTCGTAGGGttgtcagatttagcaaataaaaatacagggggCCAATGAGATTGGAATTTCAGATCATGGATAATTTTTTactataagtatgtcccatgaaaTATTTGGTTTACCTGAAATTCTAGTTTAACTGAGTGTCCTTTACTTAGCCTGACAGTCCAAACCACTCCTCACTCTTCTCTACTTCTGGCCCTGGACTCAGCTTCCTCCgctcccacctcccacctgttTCCTCCTAGTAGGTTAGTCTCCTAGTAGGTCCAGAGTCAGGTAGAGTATGTGCTGCCCAGAAGGGCTCAGCGTAGTAGTTTGGGGGATGAGTGTCCCAACTCAGTGCCAGGGTTTGGTACCTGTGTACAGCAGGAGGTGCAGCTCTCCTCTGTGTAAccagacagagagggagacaggatGAAAGACCTTGTGTTTCAATGCCAAAGGGGACAGGAGAGCATCAGGCCCTAGGGAGCCTTTAAGGTTTCTGCCCAGTGTCTCAGAATGTACCTAGGGCCCGAAGATGGTATCCCTGAAATTTGGCTCCTGCCGTGCCTGACCTCATCCTCCTTCCAGTTCCTCTCCTACCCCACTCACATCCCACAAAGGTGCTTGGAGGTCTTGGGCCCAGACATACTCTGTTTCTGTGCTCATACAGTTCCATTTGCCTAAAACACCCTTTCTGCATTCTTCACCTACTAGCCCTTCACCCACTTCCCTTCCACTTTCCTCTGTCCCAGTCTGGGTCAAGGATCCTTAGTCTGGGTTCCCAAAGAACCCTGAGAAAACCTCCCTCATAACCTTTTCCACAGTTGATTGAGTCCATGTGTTACTAGTGTGTCTCTCCCATGAAAATGAGGGCTTCCTACGGACAAGGACCTGCTGCATCAGTGATCCTAGGGCCTACCACCATGCCTGCacctagtaggtactcaataaatacatgcTGAATAAACAGCAGGACTCTTTGGAAGCCTCACTACCCCTTAAACCCCTATTTGTGTTCCTCAGGGAGCACCCAGCTCCAGCTTCTCTGCCACCCAGTACACACACCTGGATACTTCTCCACACTTCAAGGCTGGGAGGATTCTTCAGCACTTTTCATTAGCATTAAAGAAAACCTTTCTGGAAAGTCTCAGCCCTGGACCTACCTGTCCCCACACCTTCCATATGCCCAGACTAATAAGACCCTGAGTATCCTGGCATGAGCCAATGGCATGGGCTGGACCCTCTTGCCTTTGTCCCATGCCCTCCAGCTCCAGGTGCTGTTGCAAGCCTGGACAGTTGGCTTCAGGTCAGGTTGTTTCCTCCATACAACCTTCCATGCCTTCTAGAACCATCATTCTCCTTGCTGGCATCAAGTGCCCTTATCAAGCCATTTGCTACCTGCATTGTTATGGCTTGAGGGAATGAGTAAAGAGAACTTCGCTGCCTCTCTGTCCCCCCTGGGGCGGGAGGCCAAATCTAAGACACCCTCTACCTGACACATAGGGTGAAGAAAAATACGGATGGTATGTTCTGTAAGGGGGTAAATGGGTCTGGGGCCCTTCACTGCGTGGTCCTTGGGAGAGGAGCTTTGGGGGTGTCTTGGCAATTACATGCAGAGCAAAAGAGACATGAAGGTTGGGAGGAGGCCAAAAGGACAGCCAGAGCCCGCAATTCCCCTAGGTTAGGGCGTAAATTGCCCCAGCTGCTGTAGGTACTCATTTGTGAGACTACTGGGGGTAGGCAAGGCTGAGAGGAAGAGTCTCTTCAGATGCTTCTGATAGGAGCTCTTTCCTAAACACTTAACCTGGATGATGCTAGGAAGTGTCTCTGGGAGGAGGTAGGCAGACAGGACAGTAATGATCTGAGTCAGTAGTTCAGAGGGATTCCTTATGACCTGGGCTTTCAGCTCTAGCAGCAGCCTCCGTGGTCCTCAGCCTGGAGCCACAGCCCTGCTCCTGGGCCAGGTGAGGCCTCCAGGAATTGGTGGGCAGATCTGGGCAGCAGAGAACCCCACAGCAAGTTTGAGCAAGGCTCCTCCTGCTCTTGTTTGCAGCCCTTTGCCTGTGATCAGTGGTTTGGCCTGGAAGAcctcagggagagctcagagAACCAAGCCACTGATCAAGCCCTCCAGTGGTTACCGTGGCAGACAGTTGACTGCTGAGGGCCCTTGTGGTCTATAGTTCCTGTCCTTCGGTTTGGCTTGGGACCTGGGTATTGGGAAAGATCTGGTTGCTGAGGTCCAGCTTTAGCTCTGGGCCTCTTCTGGTGTCCCAGTGGAACTAGCACCCCAAACAGGGCCCTTGGGGGACTTAGTGGCTAACTTCCTCCTAGGAAGCAAGCGACCTaactctctgctcctggcccaccCTACTTGGGGGCTCTCCCTGTAGGTATCTGAAGGAATTCCGCACGGAGCAGTGCCCACTCTTTGTGCAACACAAATGCACTCAGCATCGGCCCTACACCTGCTTCCACTGGCACTTCGTGAACCAGCGACGCCGCCGGTCCATCCGCCGTCGGGACGGCACCTTCAACTATAGCCCTGACGTCTACTGCACCAAGTACGACGAGGCCACAGGCCTCTGCCCGGAGGGCGACGAGTGAGTGCCCCCCAGCCTGCCCTCAGAGGCCATGTCTCCTGGGTCAGATGCCCTCAGAATAGGCCAGGCAGAGTCTGAGAAGCCAGCCAGAGGCTGCGTTTGGGGGACTCCTGCAGCCTGGTACATCTTCCTCTGGCCTGAACTTGGGCTCAGATGCTGCCATCCTCTGGGGGAGACCCCTTCTTCTTTCCCCACTTTTGGGAAATCCTACACAGCCCTTTCTTCTGCTAAGCCTAAGGGCCACATCTGAACCCTGAATCACTGGCTCCCTGAGCCTTCTGTCATGATCCCCTGCAGGTCACAAGGACCCTCTCCCCAGGCTGCCACCGCCCACTGTATCCCAGGCATTTTCCGCCGAGGCTGGCTGTTGAGCGATACAGAGACTCTCCAGTTCCCCGTTTGTTGGCCCTATCTTACCACATAGCTCTGTGAAGAGACAGGGCACAACACAAGTGGCAAACCTGGGACGTCACTGAGAGGGGACATTCATTGACCCTGCTTATCATTTGTTTCAACCTTGCGGAGGTGGTGATGGGAGGCACTGTAGGGTTTCTGTGGGTACAGAACTGTCCCTGCACCAGCACTTCTCTCCCCCAGAGATCAAAGGCTTGCTGACCCCGCCCGCCACCCAGCCTCAGGAAGCGCTCGGGACACACGGGGTGCGCCCATGTTTGAGCAGCTGTTTGCTTCTCAAGGACCTTGATCTGGGCAGCATTTGTCTCCCAGGAGTGCCCCTCTCTGGAGCTTCTCTTCAGGACAGCCCAGGGCCCTGGCTGAGCAGCCATTGAGAGAACCTGCTGAGACTGAAGTGGGAATACCAGGCCCTCTTGGGCCCCCTTCAGACTACAGCACCCGACTGGCAGTGGGAGGGTGGTTCTGTTACTGCAGCAGGGCCCATCACTGCTTAACTCCTTGACCCTCCATCAGTACAGCCTCTGGGTCATGGGGAGAGCCTTCGACAGGTAGGGGAGGGGTGAGGGCTGGTAGCTCAGGCTGCAGGGGGCAAAGGTGAGTGACCCCCCACTGCCATTTCAGGTGCCCATTCCTGCACAGGACCACAGGGGACACTGAGCGCAGGTACCACCTGCGCTACTACAAAACTGGAATCTGCATCCACGAGACAGACTCAAAAGGCAACTGCACCAAAAACGGCCTGCACTGTGCTTTTGCCCATGGGCCCCATGACCTCCGTTCCCCTGTCTACGACATCAGGTGGGCTGGAGGCTGCACTGGGCTGATGGCTGTGGGCCGGGGTCGGGGCCTGGCTGCTGCCACAGTGAGTACCACAGGTGGGGTACAGGGCTGGCGCACTGGTTCCTTGCCTCTCATGCCCCCTCCccgccctctcctctcctcctaggGAGCTCCAGGCCATGGAAGCCTTGCAGAACGGCCAGACCACAGTAGAGGGCAGCATAGAGGGCCAGTCGGCTGGGGCCGCAAGCCATGCCATGATAGAAAAAATCCTCAGTGAGGAGCCGCGGTGGCAAGGTAAAGGTGGTCACACAAATGGCCATGCCCCTCCTGCCACGTctgtcctctcccctctcctgcctgtagCTGCCCTAAGGACTTGGCTCAGCACCACCTACTGCCTTTTCCAACCCAAGCCACCATTTCGCCTCAGCTGGGAAGTGCTTGCCCCCACTTCCCACCTTACATCCAGCCAACCACAGCTCCGTCATTCGGGGGCACTTCTGGGGGAGTTTCCCCAGATGCACCTTGCCCTGCTTCCATCACCCCCAAGGACTCCCCAGATTTGTTGGGGGGCTTTTACACATACATACTTGTGCATGTACATAAGTACACTTACGTTTGTTCTTGACCCCCCTGAGGGTGCCCTTTCTACCCTGTGAGCTGTGAGTATCTCCAGGGAGGAACGGTGTCCTCATCTCTCTCTTGGGTCTcagtctagctttttttttttttttttttttaagattttttttttttttttccccccaaagccccagtagatagttgcatgtcatagctgcacatccttctagttgctgcatgtgggacatggcctcagcatggccggagaagcggtacgtcggtgcgcgcccgggatccgaacccgggccgaaagcagcagagcacgcgcacttaaccaccaagccacggggccggccctcagtctagctttttttttttttttttttttgtgaggaagatcagccctgagctaacatccatgccaatcctcctcttttttttttgctgaggaagactggccctgtgctaacatccacgcccatcttcctccactttatgtgggacgctgccacagcatggcctgacaagcggtgcatcggtgtgcgcccgggatccgaaccttgggctgccagcagcggagtgcacacacttaaccgctatgccgcagTCTAGCTTTGACCCATGAGGAGATGGCTCTGCTTGTACTCTCATGGGAGCCTCAGCTCTTGGACTACCTCTCGGTGgcttctcctttccccttccctgGTCCCACCCACCTGACCCCTGCCTCTGGCCTCCTGTGCAGAGACTGCTTATGTGCTGGGGAACTATAAGACGGAGCCGTGCAAGAAGCCTCCACGGCTGTGCCGCCAGGGTTATGCCTGTCCCTACTACCACAACAGCAAGGACCGGCGGCGGAGCCCCCGGAAACACAAATACAGGTCCTTTGGCCCCAGCAGCCCCGCTGTGGGAGAGAGGGGTGTCAGGGAAGGGATCACAGCGGAGGCTGCTTCCACTGTGTTTTCAAGGAGGCAGGGACGCCAGCCCTGGGGATTACAGGATCTCAGGGCCCAGGTACAAGGGATAACTGAACGATGGGGAGCCTGCCTAGATCCTCCTCTGGCATGTAGTGAGGATCTTGGGTCAGATGATCTTTgaggccctcctccctccccattctGATCCTGAGGGGCATCTGCTAAGGCCAAGCCATGGTGTAGAAGGTGTGGTTGTGGCTATAACCTGGCTCTCCTTGGGCTGCAGAGTACTTGGTGGGAGGACCTGGCTGAAAGGAATAAAACAGTGTCCTTGGTGATGCAGCCAGGTTGGGCCAGAGGAGCAGAGCCTGGCTTCTGCCCAAGTAAGGCCCTCCCTCTGCAAGTGATCTTTTCTGTATTCTGAGCCTGGCCCTGTGGGGCGGGGAGACCAGAGAGGGACCCTGAACAGACATTCAGTGGGCATTCCCCAGATCCTAATCTCTCCCTCTCTTGCATCCGTCTGACCCTACTCTCATTGGGCCAGGTCATCTCCATGTCCGAATGTAAAACATGGGGATGAGTGGGGAGACCCCGGCAAGTGTGAGAATGGAGACGCCTGCCAGTACTGCCACACCCGCACGGAGCAGCAGTTCCACCCAGAGGTGGGCCTTGGAGcaggggctagggctggggcctTTTGAGGGTGTGGGTGGCTTAACTTATCCTCTTTGGGaagcaaggagaaaggaagggagggtcTGAGCAGATGTTTGCAGAGTCTACTCTGACACCATCCTGCAAGAAAGATTCAtagccacatgctccccctcagGCAGTGCCTAAAAGAGCTCCACACCCTAATTAAGCAACTTTCCTTGTTCTGAGCATGTCCTCACCAAGCAGCCCTCTACTCCCAATTTTGTTTCCTCCAGGCCTCCTGACAGGGAGGGCATAAACTGGGCATGGTGAGCTGGCCATTGTGGGCTTTTTATCACTCATGGTGCTTACAATCCAGTAACatcaggatttaaaaaataagaaagcccCTTACAGTTGTTCTGTTCCAGATCAGAGCCTAGGTACTAGCCACCTCCATTGATGCAGTTCCCCAGCCTACTGTCCCTGGGGTGTGGCCCTGAGCCATATTAGTATGCTGAGGTCTTATGTAGGGTACATAGAGGCACATACTGTCCCTGCTCCTCGTTCCGTGGAGGCCAGGACACTCTAAGATGGACACATGGATAGAGACTACCTTATGTGGGCTGCAGACAACAGGGCGGAAAGTTAGACCCAGCATAGATCCCAGTCCAGGGTGCCCCGGGGAGGGCGGGTGCTGCCTGTGATCTTGGCTCCCTTAATACCCAGAGGCATATTTGGAGGTCACAGCCCTGCCCAAGACCCTGAGTGGAGAGCAGCATGGAGAAGATTCCTTTTGAGGGCTGGGTCATGGCTGGTCGACCTGTGACCCCAGAAGGGAGGGCATCCTCAGCACAGGGGTGCAGTGTCTGCTCCAAGAGTCTGAGTAAGAGGTTGGTAGGACAAGAGATTTAGGGAAGTGGCGTGGGAtggggaggagaaagaagagattaCTAAACTAACCTGTTGATGCTGAAGGCACTCATGCCTACCTGTCCGTCTCTGCCCAAGCCTGACCTGCCTCTGCTCTGCTCCTCCAGATCTATAAATCTACCAAGTGCAACGACATGCAGCAGTCGGGCAGCTGTCCCCGAGGACCTTTCTGCGCCTTCGCCCACGTAGAACGTATGCTATTCCCATTGCCCTAGGGCAGTACCCTCTccactctccctttccctcccctcactctctgctCAGGCTCAGTCAGGGGAATGGCTCCTCGTCTGTCAGCCAGCAGCAGGCCCTGTTCCCACTGGAAGTTCCATTTCTCCCTGCCTCTCTGGAACTGGCCTCAAAGCTCTGGAACTGCCTAGGTCATGAGACAGAGAGCAGGGACTGTGGCACTGGTCAGGCACTCACAGTCCCAGGCAGGGTGAGGCACCCTCCCAGAGACAACTAAGCAGATCTCAGCAGCCACCCTGTgccacacccatggcagacatcactaattgaACACAGCACTCTGCCCTGCTGAGCCCAGCGGAGAGCAGAGCTGTCCGATCAAAATATAACCTGCCTTGTGTCATTTTAGACTTTTCTAGTAACTACGTtaaaaagaggcaaaagaaacagattaaattaattttaacaatatatttttatttaacccaatataaaatgatatcatttcaaaaataaataatataggggccagccccgtggcatagcagttaagttcttacgctctgcttcggtggcccggggttcacaggttcagattccgcGTGTGCACTGATGtagtgcttgtcaagccatgctgtggcagcgccccatataaagtagaggaagatgggcatggatgttagcccagggccagtcttccttagcaaaaaagaggaggattggcatcggatgttagctcagggctaatcgtcttcacacacacacacacacaaaataataatcaatataaaaaatcttCAAGAtgttatactttttcttttcaaactaaGTCTTCGAAATCTGGTGCATATTTGAACAGCTGCAGCACATTTCAGTTCAGACCAGCCATGTTCCGAGTGCCCACTAGTGGCTGCCGTGTCAGATAGCACAGCTCTCGATCTCAACATTGCCCTCCAGACCACCACTGCCAATCTCAGGGGTGGAGCTCAAGTTAAAACCTGTGTCCACCCCAAGCCACTGCTCTGATTGTCCTTAACCTCTTTCCAGGCTCGGACCTTATCTCTGGGGTTAGAGTGAAAAATAAACTGAGGGCCTTGGGAGGGCGAAGCATTTTCTTGGCACAGAGGTGTTCCCTAGCCATGGGACCACCAAATGAGGCAGCCCAGAAAAGTGATGAATGGCTTAGGCTTTGGAATCACACAGattggggttcaaatcccagctcttctgCTTCCTAGCTCTGTCACCTTGGAACATTTaccttacctctctgagcctcagtttccttatctgtaaaatggagatcatgACATTACTTACATCTTCCAGTCATTGTGAAGATTCACAATTAATGCAAAgcgcctggtacacagtaagtgcgCAGTACATGATATTAATAGAAACACGGTAGGAGCCTCCCCTTTATGTACAAGGGCATGCATGGTCTCCTTTGAAAGAGACCCAGGTGCATTTTTGGAGGGACAGACCTGGCTCTGGAGCCTGCTGACACCCTGCCCTTGTCTCTTGCAGAGCCACCCCTCGGTGACGACCTGCAGccttcctcagctgtgtccagccCTACTCAGCCAGGTCCCGTCTTGTATATGCCCTCTGCTGCCGGAGACTCGGTGCCTGTGAGCCCGTCCAGTCCGCATGCCCCTGACCTCAGCGCCGTACGTGCCTGTCCAGGGGGTGGGTGGGCACCTTGCCTACCCAGGAGCCAACACCTACCTCTCATGCCCCCTACACCCTCTCAGTCTGTGCCTCGGGAGGAGGCCCTGGTATTTGGCCTTGGGCCAAGGGGTTCTGCCCTTTGTGCCCCAGGGTTCTTCTCTCTGTCAAAAGcttgtggggggccggcccggtggcgcaagcagttaagtgcacgtgctccactgcgccggcccggggtttgccggttcagatcccgggtgcgcaccgacgctctgcttggcaagccatgctgtggcggcgtcccgtataaagtggaggaagatgggcacagatgttagcccagggccagtcttcctgagcaaaaaaaagaggaggattggcagatgttagcacatggctgatctcctcacccaaaaaaaaaaaaaagcttgtggtgggtgaggggtggtgtccccAGAGCCTCTGTTGGTCAGCCTGGGTAGAGCTGGTAGAAGGAACAAAGCCTTCTGTCACCCCcatgtacacatatacacattcagTTCCCTCATGGAATTCTGGGTCCTTGGGTGATCGTTGCTGCCCATTGGCAGATGAaaatgggactgagccctttgcTGAGGAATCtccctctgaggaggggacagaggaTGGACCATGCCCCAGCCTGCGTTTTGCCCACCAGCCcactcccttccttctctgcagCTCCTTTGTAGAAACAGCAGCCTAGGCAGCCCATCTAACCTCTGTGGCTCTCCCCCGGGCTCCATCAGGAAGCCCCCGAACCTGGAAGGCATTGTCTTCCCTGGGGAGTCTGGCCTTGCCCCTGGCAGCTATAAGAAGGCTCCTGGCTTCGAGAGAGAAGACCAGGTGGGAGCCGAGTACctgaaaaatttcaaatgccAGGTAAGGGATGAGAGGGGCAGCCCAGTGAGGTTAGCCTTCTCCTGCTTGGGGCAAGAGAAGCCCTGGAGGGCTGTCCCAGCCTGGCTAGGGGGAGCATGACTGGGAGCTGGAAAGTCCTTGTCCTCAGTCTCTTCAAGACTGAGCAGAGTGAGTCAGGCcaccccattgtacagatgaaggcAGGAAGTCAGGAAGGCTAGAGAGACGGAGCACCTCACCCAGTGTCAGAGCCAGTTAATAGAGGAGCAGGGATTCCTGCCTCAGTCTTCTGACCCCACAGCTGGTCTTCTCCCTGCCGTATGCTGCCTTGATGGAGTGGCAGGGCCTTGGGGAGCAGGACAGCGGGGTCCCTAATTGGGCTTGTCTGAGGCTTGGAGTCATCAAGGAGGAGAGGAGCAGCTCCCTTGGTTCCTAGGGGAAGGAAAGGAGTAGGTGTGGGGAGGGGAATGGGGTGCATGTGTGTGAAGGGAGATTGCATGACAGGTGTCTGAtgcctccctgccccctgcctcctCAGCGAGCCATGGCAGGTTGATGCTTAGGAGGACTTCTGGACTCAGGGGCCCTCCCTAGCACTACATTCATCTTCTGCTCCTTGATTTTTCTCTCAGGCCAAGTTAAAACCCCACTCACTAGAGCCCAGGAGTCAAGAGCAACCTCTGCTACAGCCCAAACAGGTATAGAGCTCTCAGCCCACTTCCCCCACTTCTGGCTGTGGACAGGACAAGCCCAGAACCCCAAGAGGCTTCAGGGAGTGGGAGGCCCTGCTTTCCCCACAAGCTGAGGGCAGGACTAAGATGGGGCCCCAGCCCCAAATTCAGAGACAGTGAGGGTGAGGTCCTAGAGCACCTCCTCCTGGACTCACTCATCTGtcagtccaaaaaaaaaaaaaaaaacttaggggccagcccaacggcgtacgtagtggttaagttcttgcactctgcttcagcggcctggggtccgcaggttcgaatcccaggcacagacatatgcatcactcatcaagccatgctgtggtggcatcccacatacaaaatagaggaagatgggcacagatgttagctcagggccaatcttcctcaccaaaaaacataaaaaataaaagaaaaagaaaaaagaaaaaaaatacttattggggctggcccggtggcgcaagcggttaagtgcgcatgctccgctgcggcggcccggggttcgcaggtttggatcctgggtgagcaccgacgcaccgcttggcaagccatgctgtggcggtgtcccatataaagtggaggaaaatgggcatgaatgttggccagtcttcctcagcaaaaagaggaggattggcagatgttagctcagggccgatcttcctcacacacacaaaacagtacTTATTGAGCATCAACGCTATGCCAGGCACCAGACTCACTTCTCCCTTCCCGTACTGCAGGACGTTAGGGGTGAGTGGGCCCTGCAGCCTGCAAGCCACACCTCTCTAACTCCAGCCTCTCAACAAGCTGTCGAGTGGGCGGAGCCCCATCTCGGCATGGGGGTAACTGAGAGCTGGGATGCACCATTTCCTTCTGCCCCACCCAGCCCCTGTCCCCAGCACCGGCCATGGGCTCTGTGGGCAGGCATCTCAATGCCTCTCCTCACTCTCTCGTTACAGGACGTGCTGGGCATCCTCCCCGTGGGCAGTCCCCTGACCTCAAGCATCTCTTCTAGTATCACCTCCAGCCTGGCAGCTACTCCTCCTAGCCCCGCTGGCACCAGCAGTGTCCCTGGCATGAATGCAAATGCTCTGCCCTTCTACCCCACCAGTGACACGGTAGAGTCAGTCATAGGTAATTAGGCCATTCCTGTTGCTAAGTCCAGGACTGGGTCTGGAGTCAAATACTAGGTCTCTGGAGTGAGACTCAAACCAGCATACTGGTCACTTTAGATATCTGTCTTGGGAGAGTCAGAGGGTGGGCACTCTGGGCCCTTTGAGCTAAAGGGAAAATGAGCCTAAGGTGTAGGGCCAAGACTAGTCCTTATAGCAAATTAAGCCTCCAGTTTGCTCTTTTGTGCAAATTAGAGATGCCTCTTCCCCTGGGCAAGTGCAGTCTCATTCCATGACATATGTCATTCAGCCCCCACTTATTCTCTCCCTGGGTATATTTGTGCTGTGAACAACCCACACAACTGTACTCAAAGTTGCTGGTCATTAGAAGCCACTGCTCTTCTCTTTTAGCAGTCGTTTATGGGTGCCACTTTGTGCCAGGTCCTATTGCAGGCACTGGGGGTGACAGAGATGAAGACATGCtgttcctgctctcaaggaggGACACTGTTCTCACCCTCCCAGACCAGTTCAGCAGAGGGCAGGggacatttgttgagcacctactacgcaCTAGCTCCTGAGAGCCTAGAGACCCGCCTGCCCTTAGTGAGCTTAGGGGTGAGACATATGAGCTGTAACATTAGGAGACAAGACCCCTTTTAGAGGCAGGGACCCTGGATTGAGACTTTATTCTGCCTGAGGGTATCAAAGAAGGCTTCAGAAAGGAGAGCCATTTGAGTTGCACTTGGCTAAGTAGACAGCATGGGGGTGGAGGGTCAGTGTTGGCAGAGGAGCAGCCCAAGCACAGGCAGAGGCTTGAGAGAGCACAGGTCCAGTGGGACTGAGTGTGAAGGTGAGGCGGGGGCAGGAGGTGAGGCAGTAAAGGGCAGGTGGGTCCAGGAAGCAAGGCCTGGGACCTCGGGGTTGTGTGGCCCCTCAGGAGGCTGGGAGGCTCACACCCCGATCACTCTGTCCCTAGAGTCTGCCCTAGATGACCTGGACCTGAACGAATTTGGGGTAGCCGCCCTAGAGAAGACTTTCGATAACAGCACAGTGCCCCACCCAGGCAGCATCACAATCGGTACTGGGTGGTAGGCGGGCAGGGTGGCATGGGAGGGCTCCTAGGGGTCCAGCCTGGCCCAGGGTGGGCAGACGAGCAGTCCCCTGCTCCAGGTGGCCTCACATGGCTTGCTCTGCCCTCACTCGCTTGCCCTACTGGGCCTCTCTTGCAGGCGGCAGTTTGCTGCAGAGCTCTGCACCTGTGAACATCCCTGGCTCCTTGGGCAGCTCTGCCTCCTTCCACTCAGCATCCCCATCCCCTCCTGTCAGCCTCTCCTCACATTTCCTGCAACAGCCCCAGGGCCACCTGAGCCAGTCAGAAAACACGTTTTTGGGGACCTCAGCATCACATGGATCTTTGGGTAAGAGGGGTTGTGGCTCTCTGAGACCTGGGGCAGGA is a genomic window containing:
- the UNK gene encoding RING finger protein unkempt homolog isoform X2 → MSKGPGPGGSAASSAPPAATAQVLQAQPEKPQHYTYLKEFRTEQCPLFVQHKCTQHRPYTCFHWHFVNQRRRRSIRRRDGTFNYSPDVYCTKYDEATGLCPEGDECPFLHRTTGDTERRYHLRYYKTGICIHETDSKGNCTKNGLHCAFAHGPHDLRSPVYDIRELQAMEALQNGQTTVEGSIEGQSAGAASHAMIEKILSEEPRWQETAYVLGNYKTEPCKKPPRLCRQGYACPYYHNSKDRRRSPRKHKYRSSPCPNVKHGDEWGDPGKCENGDACQYCHTRTEQQFHPEIYKSTKCNDMQQSGSCPRGPFCAFAHVEQPPLGDDLQPSSAVSSPTQPGPVLYMPSAAGDSVPLLCRNSSLGSPSNLCGSPPGSIRKPPNLEGIVFPGESGLAPGSYKKAPGFEREDQVGAEYLKNFKCQAKLKPHSLEPRSQEQPLLQPKQDVLGILPVGSPLTSSISSSITSSLAATPPSPAGTSSVPGMNANALPFYPTSDTVESVIESALDDLDLNEFGVAALEKTFDNSTVPHPGSITIGGSLLQSSAPVNIPGSLGSSASFHSASPSPPVSLSSHFLQQPQGHLSQSENTFLGTSASHGSLGLNGMNSSIWEHFASGSFSPGTSPAFLSGPGAAELARLRQELDEANSTIKQWEESWKQAKQACDAWKKEAEEAGERASAAGAECELAREQRDALEVQVKKLQEELERLHSGSDPQALPTFSDLEALSLSTLYSLQKQLRAHLEQVDKAVFHMQSVKCLKCQEQNRAVLPCQHAVLCELCAEGSECPVCQPGRPHTLQS
- the UNK gene encoding RING finger protein unkempt homolog isoform X3, with translation MSKGPGPGGSAASSAPPAATAQVLQAQPEKPQHYTYLKEFRTEQCPLFVQHKCTQHRPYTCFHWHFVNQRRRRSIRRRDGTFNYSPDVYCTKCPFLHRTTGDTERRYHLRYYKTGICIHETDSKGNCTKNGLHCAFAHGPHDLRSPVYDIRELQAMEALQNGQTTVEGSIEGQSAGAASHAMIEKILSEEPRWQETAYVLGNYKTEPCKKPPRLCRQGYACPYYHNSKDRRRSPRKHKYRSSPCPNVKHGDEWGDPGKCENGDACQYCHTRTEQQFHPEIYKSTKCNDMQQSGSCPRGPFCAFAHVEQPPLGDDLQPSSAVSSPTQPGPVLYMPSAAGDSVPVSPSSPHAPDLSALLCRNSSLGSPSNLCGSPPGSIRKPPNLEGIVFPGESGLAPGSYKKAPGFEREDQVGAEYLKNFKCQAKLKPHSLEPRSQEQPLLQPKQDVLGILPVGSPLTSSISSSITSSLAATPPSPAGTSSVPGMNANALPFYPTSDTVESVIESALDDLDLNEFGVAALEKTFDNSTVPHPGSITIGGSLLQSSAPVNIPGSLGSSASFHSASPSPPVSLSSHFLQQPQGHLSQSENTFLGTSASHGSLGLNGMNSSIWEHFASGSFSPGTSPAFLSGPGAAELARLRQELDEANSTIKQWEESWKQAKQACDAWKKEAEEAGERASAAGAECELAREQRDALEVQVKKLQEELERLHSGSDPQALPTFSDLEALSLSTLYSLQKQLRAHLEQVDKAVFHMQSVKCLKCQEQNRAVLPCQHAVLCELCAEGSECPVCQPGRPHTLQS
- the UNK gene encoding RING finger protein unkempt homolog isoform X5 gives rise to the protein MYLKEFRTEQCPLFVQHKCTQHRPYTCFHWHFVNQRRRRSIRRRDGTFNYSPDVYCTKYDEATGLCPEGDECPFLHRTTGDTERRYHLRYYKTGICIHETDSKGNCTKNGLHCAFAHGPHDLRSPVYDIRELQAMEALQNGQTTVEGSIEGQSAGAASHAMIEKILSEEPRWQETAYVLGNYKTEPCKKPPRLCRQGYACPYYHNSKDRRRSPRKHKYRSSPCPNVKHGDEWGDPGKCENGDACQYCHTRTEQQFHPEIYKSTKCNDMQQSGSCPRGPFCAFAHVEQPPLGDDLQPSSAVSSPTQPGPVLYMPSAAGDSVPVSPSSPHAPDLSALLCRNSSLGSPSNLCGSPPGSIRKPPNLEGIVFPGESGLAPGSYKKAPGFEREDQVGAEYLKNFKCQAKLKPHSLEPRSQEQPLLQPKQDVLGILPVGSPLTSSISSSITSSLAATPPSPAGTSSVPGMNANALPFYPTSDTVESVIESALDDLDLNEFGVAALEKTFDNSTVPHPGSITIGGSLLQSSAPVNIPGSLGSSASFHSASPSPPVSLSSHFLQQPQGHLSQSENTFLGTSASHGSLGLNGMNSSIWEHFASGSFSPGTSPAFLSGPGAAELARLRQELDEANSTIKQWEESWKQAKQACDAWKKEAEEAGERASAAGAECELAREQRDALEVQVKKLQEELERLHSGSDPQALPTFSDLEALSLSTLYSLQKQLRAHLEQVDKAVFHMQSVKCLKCQEQNRAVLPCQHAVLCELCAEGSECPVCQPGRPHTLQS